The DNA segment GCATGGGCGCCGGGGTCTCCTCGTGGAAGCTCGCGCGCGCCGTGTCCTCCCTCGGTCAGCTCGGCGTCATCTCGGGGATCGCGCTCGACGTCATCCTCCCCCGCCGCCTGCAGGACGGCGATCCGGACGGCAGCGTTCGCCGGGCCCTCGCGTGTTTTCCGATCACGACGATGGCGGACCGGATCCTCGAGAAGTTCTTCATCCCCGGAGGGAAGGCCGCCGACGCGCCGTACGCCACCGTCCCGATGCACTCGCTCGATTCCGTTCGCTCCCTGCTCGAGCTCTGCATCGTCGGCAACTTCGTCGAGGTGTATCTGGCGCGGGAAGGGCACGACCAGCCGGTCGGCGTGAACTACCTCGAAAAAATCCAGCTTCCGCATCTCGCGTCGATCTACGGGGCGATGCTCGCCGGCGCCGCATTCGTGCTGATGGGCGCCGGAATCCCGACGAAGATCCCGGGGGTCCTCGACCGGTTCGTCCATCACGAGAAGGCCACGTACGACGTGACGGTCACGGGGACGAGGGACGGGGAAACCGCCACACTTTCGTTCGACCCGCGCGACTACGTCGACATCGACCTGCCGCCGCTCCGGCGGCCCTGGTTTCTTTCGATCGTTTCCTCCAACGTGCTCGCGACGACGATGCTCCGCCGCGCCAACGGGTCCGTCGACGGGTTCGTCGTCGAGAATCCGGCCGCCGGCGGGCACAACGCCCCCCCGCGTGCCAAGGGGCTGCTCGACGCGGAAGGACAGCCCGTCTACGGCGAAAAGGACGCGGTCGACCTGCGCCGCATCGGCGAGCTCGGCAAACCGTTCTGGATCGCCGGCGGCATGGCGTCCCAGGAGCGTCTGCGCGAGGCTCTGGCGCTCGGCGCGGCCGGCGTGCAAGTCGGAACCGCCTTCGCGCTCTGCGACGAGTCGGGCCTGCGCGAAGACCTCCGCCGCGAGCTGTTGCGCCAGTCGGTGGACGGCGCCACGCGCGTTCACACGGACCCGCTCGCTTCGCCGACCGGATTTCCCTTCAAGGTCGCCCGGATCGACGACAGCCTCTCGGAAGCGGACGTGTACGAAGCGCGCGACCGTGTCTGCGACCTCGGGTTCCTCCGCGAGGCGTATCGCAAGGAGGACCGGACGATCGGTTTTCGCTGTTCCGCCGAGCCGGTCGAACTGTACGGGCGAAAGGGCGGGGCCGTCGAGGACACCTTCGGACGGAAATGCCTCTGCAACGCGCTCATGGCGAACATCGGCATGGGCCAGCTGCGGCACGGCCTGCCGGAATTGCCTCTCGTGACGGCCGGCGACGACCTGCGGACGATCGCGCGCTTCATCCCTCCCGGCCAGGAGACCTACTCGGCGCGCGACGTCGTCGAGAAGATCCTCGGCGAGAGCGCGCCCGCGGGGCCTATCGCTTTTCAA comes from the Thermoanaerobaculia bacterium genome and includes:
- a CDS encoding nitronate monooxygenase, with the translated sequence MTGWPRIIQGGMGAGVSSWKLARAVSSLGQLGVISGIALDVILPRRLQDGDPDGSVRRALACFPITTMADRILEKFFIPGGKAADAPYATVPMHSLDSVRSLLELCIVGNFVEVYLAREGHDQPVGVNYLEKIQLPHLASIYGAMLAGAAFVLMGAGIPTKIPGVLDRFVHHEKATYDVTVTGTRDGETATLSFDPRDYVDIDLPPLRRPWFLSIVSSNVLATTMLRRANGSVDGFVVENPAAGGHNAPPRAKGLLDAEGQPVYGEKDAVDLRRIGELGKPFWIAGGMASQERLREALALGAAGVQVGTAFALCDESGLREDLRRELLRQSVDGATRVHTDPLASPTGFPFKVARIDDSLSEADVYEARDRVCDLGFLREAYRKEDRTIGFRCSAEPVELYGRKGGAVEDTFGRKCLCNALMANIGMGQLRHGLPELPLVTAGDDLRTIARFIPPGQETYSARDVVEKILGESAPAGPIAFQGHRSEYHWKPFHARRV